The following is a genomic window from Kiritimatiellia bacterium.
TCGCCAGGGCCGTTGCCAGGGATTTGCGCCCTTCCTGTCCGTCGCTGATTGCCGGCTCCCTGTTTTCGCGGACGCACTTCAGAAAATAGGCGATTTCCTCGCGCACGCCGTCGCTTTCCTCAAAACAATGCTCTTCCGGGTGGCTCTCTTCGCGGCGCAGGCATCTCAGGTGGAACGGGTAGTCCAGCTTGCCCCAGATTTGCGCCAGGCCTTTTTCGTAGTGAACGTCAAGGTATTCCCGGCTGATCCTGCGGTCCGAGGTGCACCCGCCGCCCAGCGCGGCAATGGCGCCGTTTTTGAACCGGAGGGAGCAGATAACCGAATCCGGCAGGACCGGGTGCTTGAAAACGGCCCGGTTGCCTTCGGCGTAAACCCGCTCAACATCGCCCATCAGGTAGATGAGCGCGTCAAGCGCGTGGACAAAATTTTCCACGATAATCCCGGGGGTGCCTTTGGCCTGGAACTTCCAGCCGGGATCGTCAACTTTCCAGAGCGGATAGGTGTAAACCGCCCAGAGCGGCAGGCCGAGGGCGTTTGATTTTTCCTTCAGGCATGAAAACGCCTTGGCAAACCTGTGCTTGAAAGCGATCATCAGCTTGACCTTGTTCTTTCTGCAGACCCTGATCATTTTATCGCAATCCTCCAGGCGGTGCGCCATGGGTTTTTCGCAATAAACATGAATTCCGCGCCCGGCGGCCATCTC
Proteins encoded in this region:
- a CDS encoding Gfo/Idh/MocA family oxidoreductase yields the protein MKEIRIGVVGLGWWGQIVTGYFREFPGVKIAALCDRRRNFPDAFLQDAKYYADMKEMFDTEKMDGVVVVTPPEFHLPPVEMAAGRGIHVYCEKPMAHRLEDCDKMIRVCRKNKVKLMIAFKHRFAKAFSCLKEKSNALGLPLWAVYTYPLWKVDDPGWKFQAKGTPGIIVENFVHALDALIYLMGDVERVYAEGNRAVFKHPVLPDSVICSLRFKNGAIAALGGGCTSDRRISREYLDVHYEKGLAQIWGKLDYPFHLRCLRREESHPEEHCFEESDGVREEIAYFLKCVRENREPAISDGQEGRKSLATALAILQSIKTNKTVKV